The window CGCGCTCTATGTCGCTTCGCTCCCCCGAGCCGGCGCCTGCGTCGCCGTCTCGTCCCTTTCGGGCTACGATCGCATGACGCTGGCTGGATCTGGCGATCCAGATGCGGACATCGCGCTGGCGCGATGACGTTGGCCGGCCTCCGGCTGGCGGGGTGGGCGTCGCTTTCCTCTAGGTCCGCCGCGGCGTGCCGCAACCCGCCTGCGCCGGGTCCTCCTCTTCGTTCCGGCCCTGCGGGTGCGGCCCACCTCTGACGGCGGCCCTGCCAGTTCGCTCCTGTCGCCCACCCCGCCGTCCGGGGCCGGTTGCGGCTTTTGAGAAGGAGCAGATCAATGGAACTTCGTCATATCGATATCGCCTGTCTCAGCGTCTCGCCCGTCAATATGCGGGGCACGCGCAAGGCATCCGACCTGTCCAACATCCTGCCGTCCATCCGGGCGCGCGGCGTGCTGGTGCCGCTCATCGTGAGAGCCAACGGTAGCCCGGACCATTATGAGATCGTCGCGGGCAAGCGGCGCTACCACGCCGCGATGGCGGTGGCGGAAGAAGGCGGCGTTGCCGAGGCGCTTCCCTGCGCGATCATGGAGGCGGGCGATGATGCGGCCGCGCTCGAAGCGTCGCTCATCGAGAATATCGCGCGGCTCGATCCCGATGAGGTCAGCCGCTGGGAAACTTTTACGCGATTGGTGCGCGAAGGCCGCAAGCCCGAGGATATCGCGATCACCTTCGGGCTGACCGACGTGCAGGTCAGGCGCACGCTTGCGCTGGGAAATCTCATGCCGCGCATCCGCAGCCTCTACCGCGCGGACAAGATCGATGCGGTTACGCTCCGCCATCTGACCTTGGCATCGAAAGCCCAGCAGCGCGACTGGCTGGCCTTGGTCGATGACGAAAGCGCGCATGCCCCGGTCGGCCATCAGTTGAAGGCGTGGCTGTTCGGCGGCGCGTCGATCCCCGTTAAAGCGGCTTTGTTCGATCTCGATAGCTATTCCGGCGAGATCATTTCCGACCTGTTCGGCGAGGACCGCTGGTTCGGATCAGCGGCGGATTTCTGGGTCGCGCAACGTGCTGCGATCGACGCGCGCGCCGAAGCCTATCGCGAGGCTGGCTGGCAGGATGTCGTGATCCTCGAAGAGGGCGCAGTCTTCGCCGGTTGGGAGCATGAGCGCCGCGCCAAGCGCAAGGGCGGTCGGGTCTATGTCGCCATCGGCTATCGCGGCGATGTGACGTTTCACGAAGGCTATATCACTGCCAAGGAAGCGCGTCGGCTGGAACGCGGCGAGGCCATCGACAAGCCGATCCGCCCCGAGATCAGCGCACCAATCGGCATTTATATCGATCTGCACCGCCATGCCGCCGTGCGCGATCGGCTGACCTTCTGTCCGGGCGTAGCGCTGCGCTTGATGGTCGCGCATGTCATTGCGGGATCGGCGCTGTGGCGCGTGTCGGTCGAGCCGCAGCGCGCGCATAATGATGCGATCCGCGAGAGCGTCGAAATTTGTCCGTCCGAGACGGCGTTCGATGCGAAGCGGCGCTCGGTCCTGGCCCTGCTCGGCTTTGATCCCGACACACCGACCGTCACCGGCGGCTATGCGGGGGAGGGCGGTTTGCCCGGTCTCTACCGCCTGCTCTCGGCTCTGGATGACGAGAGCTTGCTCGATATCCTCGTCCTCGTCATGGCCGAAACGCTGGAAGCGGGCACCTCGCTGGTCGAATTGCTGGGCCTCGAACTCGGCGTTGACATGGGCGACGTCTGGACGGCCGATGATGCCCTTCTCGACCTGATCCGTGATCGTGAGGTGATCGGGGAAATCCTGTCCGATGTTGCAGGGGACGACGTGGCGAAGGCCAATGCCAGCGCCACGGTCAAGGTTCAGTGCGGCATCGTCCGCGACTGCCTCACTGGCACCAACGGGCGTGAGAAGATTGAGGGATGGGTTCCGAGGTGGATGACGTTCCCGCCATCGAGCTACACCGGGCGCGGCGGCGTCGGTTCCGTCGAACGGGCGCAATCTCTCATCGAACTGCCGCCTGCTTTGATGGCCGATGTCGACCATGTGCCCGACGAGGCCACGCTGCATTGAGCGTCGCGATCATTCCCAAAGAACGACCGGGCCGGATTTCTCCGGCCCGGTTTCTTGGTCCCGGATCAGCCGTTGAGCTTGTCCTTGATCGCCTTGGCGGGGGTGAAGCCGAGCTTCTTCGACGCCGCGATCTGGATCGTTGCGTCGGTCGACGGATTGCGGCCCTCGCGCGCGGCGCTCGCCTTCACCTTGAACTTGCCAAAACCCGGCAGCGACACTTCTTCACCCTTGGCGGCCGCGTCGGCGATGCCGGCAAACACCGTGTCGACGATCTTCTTGGCATCGGCCTTGGTGATCCCGTGGGAGGCGGCGATCTGATCGGCGAGGTCGCTGTTGTTCATGGAAATCTGTCCTTTCCTGATTGCGTCGCGCTGGTCGTGACAAAGGCCCGCGC is drawn from Sphingomonas crocodyli and contains these coding sequences:
- a CDS encoding ParB/RepB/Spo0J family partition protein, whose amino-acid sequence is MELRHIDIACLSVSPVNMRGTRKASDLSNILPSIRARGVLVPLIVRANGSPDHYEIVAGKRRYHAAMAVAEEGGVAEALPCAIMEAGDDAAALEASLIENIARLDPDEVSRWETFTRLVREGRKPEDIAITFGLTDVQVRRTLALGNLMPRIRSLYRADKIDAVTLRHLTLASKAQQRDWLALVDDESAHAPVGHQLKAWLFGGASIPVKAALFDLDSYSGEIISDLFGEDRWFGSAADFWVAQRAAIDARAEAYREAGWQDVVILEEGAVFAGWEHERRAKRKGGRVYVAIGYRGDVTFHEGYITAKEARRLERGEAIDKPIRPEISAPIGIYIDLHRHAAVRDRLTFCPGVALRLMVAHVIAGSALWRVSVEPQRAHNDAIRESVEICPSETAFDAKRRSVLALLGFDPDTPTVTGGYAGEGGLPGLYRLLSALDDESLLDILVLVMAETLEAGTSLVELLGLELGVDMGDVWTADDALLDLIRDREVIGEILSDVAGDDVAKANASATVKVQCGIVRDCLTGTNGREKIEGWVPRWMTFPPSSYTGRGGVGSVERAQSLIELPPALMADVDHVPDEATLH
- a CDS encoding HU family DNA-binding protein, which gives rise to MNNSDLADQIAASHGITKADAKKIVDTVFAGIADAAAKGEEVSLPGFGKFKVKASAAREGRNPSTDATIQIAASKKLGFTPAKAIKDKLNG